The nucleotide sequence TTTTGGAAGCAGGTCTACCAGTCACAAGTGCAGGGTGCTCTGAGAAGCCTGAAGAAATAAGTAGAGTATTCTAAAAAGCACACAATACCTGCCTATAGAGAACCTATGGTTGAacataaaactttattttccaACTTGAATGTGTGATCTTCGGAGAAAATAAGCGCTgtatttttacttatttatgttTGATGAGGAGTGTAGGAAGCCttgttcctttttctttgtgctTGCCTTGTGTTTTTTATTAGAGCATGTCATTGTCCATAGAAAATTCAGACTTGGAATTCTCTAACAATCCACCGCTAATTGATTACGTCCAATCCAAATAAGATTGATTGACTGAAACAGGTTAGGCAACACTTCTGTTAATTTTAAGATTACGCCAATGATAACCAATAATAATTTGATgctaactaaaaataagaatatCGCTTGTATTGAAAGAGGACAATAATACAATCAAATTCAATAGACAAATTGCAGAATTAAAGAagcaaaaaatgaaatgaataaaCAAAGCACCGTAAATATGACCGACATCGCAAGTAACGATGGAGATAAATCAACATGTGTATGTAACAAATTGTCTATCTAACAAGAGGATGAAAATCGTTAATAATTCTACCGTTGGAAGAGGTTCTAGattcaaattttacaaaaagtgTTGAATATTTTGCTTAAAGAGAGTGTTATCAAGAGGATGTAAGCTTGTTtaattaaaaagtcaattcaaTCTCTGTTGCAGTTTAGGTGAATATTAACATGTGAAAATTAATGGGAGTCAAAAACTTGATGAACATTAAAGTCCAATCATtcttttgactcaaaaaaaatttatattggTTTCTCTCCTAGTGTGAATCTTTCCAATCATtcttttgactcaaaaaaatttatatttggtTTCTCTCCAAGTGAGAGTCTTTCTCCCTTATTGAGAGTTTTTCTCACCCTTTTGTGTGAGGTTTTCAAAGTCGAGCAATTCCAATGGCACTGACCCTAGCTTCGGCTAGGGTCGGTTACAGTTTCcccctttctttccttctcctCTTTTCTTTTCCCAATTTGTTTCGTATGTATTACCCCGCTGGTATGCCTCATTCTTGTTCACCCTTGGTTCGATTTTCAGCCATGTATCTTGTTGAGATTGTGTGTAGAGCTCTAGTGTTTCCACCAGTTCGGGTATTTCCAACACCACCACTTTCTCATTGCTATCTGCCTTTTTCAGCAGTGTTGTTTATGGGTATTCACAGACTTCATCTTGATAGTTGGCTTCTATGCCTTAGTTGTTGGCTATCCTTACTTTGTGACTGTGTTTGCGGAGCAGATTGGAATTGGATGGTGCATTTGATGAGGTGTTGTTTGGTTGTGGGTAAAGAatggtgtaacatcccacatcgcccaggggagtgtatcctgtaagccttatatgtatatattctcatctctaccttgcatgaggccttttgggaactcactagcttcgagttccgtaggaactccgaagttaagtgagttcacgcgagagcaatcccaggatgggtgacccactgagaagttcttgtgtgagttcccagaaacaaaactgtgagggtgtggtcgaggtccaaagcggacaatattgtgctaaggcggagtcgagcctgggatgtggtagGAGCCTGAGCCGGGatttgacaatttggtatcagagccaatccctggccggaagtgtgttgacgaggacgtcgggtccctaaggggggtggattgtaacatcccacatcgcccaagggagtggattatgtaagccttatatgtatatattcccatctttaccttgcatgaggccttttgggagctcactggcttcgggttctgtagtaactctgaagttaagcgagttcgggtgagagcaatcccaggatgggtaacccactaggaagttctcatatgagttcccagaaacaaaaccttgagggtATGGTcagggctcaaagcggacaatatcgtgttatggCGGAATCGAACCAGGGATGCAGTAGGGGCCCAAGCCGGGATgtgttggtatcagagcatgatttgttcagagcatacttaggacCTTCTATTACTGTAGTAATGTGTCTATCATGATGTCATTTAGAAGTCACAACTTCCAGATTTGGTGTCATTCGGCTCAGTTGTGCAAACCTTTCTCTGTTTGAATTGTCACCTTCTGGTTGAAATACAACAATTCGTGTCGGGATTGTGCCTCAGTAGTAATGAAGTGGATTGTTGGATGACTTTCAACATCGGATGGATACTCTACGACGTGCATTCTTGGGAAGCGATGTGTTTTAGAAATCTCAATTTGAGGAAGTCTGGTCAAGACCAGTTGTAGATCCGTAATGGCGATGCCATTCTACAACATGCGTTCCCTAGGAATTGCGGGTGGAGTCGGCTCTACATCGAAATCTTGGGAAACAGAAAAATCTTAACGGTACGAGTTGGTTaagatcaactggaaatctGAATCGGTGATGTCACTTTGCGATATGCGTTCCCTAGGAATGGTGGGCAGAGTCATATTGTAGTGGTAACTACTCAAAATATTCGAAGTGCATGCTAGAGAAAGCGACAATCGTTAGTTGTTGCGAAGTTTAATAAGTGCTAGTTGTGATTTTCAGTTTAAAGGCTTGAGATTCCACCATATTCATCATTGTACGAAGATCGAGCTTTGCTCTGAACTTCTCtagactcattaagctttggTTTGCTCAAGGGCATCACTTTAAGTTAACCAATCGTATCACTGCATGCATACGCATGATGCTTTGTATCTTTCTTCTTCGTCATTCTGTTGGTTCAGAGgttatatgtttaatttttgaattttgattcagCTCTTACAAAGTAATGTGAATTTCGAAATGTCTTTGGCCTCGTCAAATCTTATAAGCAATTCTTAACTATTCTTGAGCTTAGATTTATTTCCTTTTGGCTAAGAAACCCGTCAACCTTATTGTGATGATTAGCCAAATAATCATAAATAGTGACTTCTATTTCTACAACTTCACCTTCCTTCGTTGGTTTGTTTCTCAATGTGAACTGGATCATGCCGGAACATTCTACtgagggtaaaaaaaaaaaaaaaaaaacaacaacaacaacatttgTTCTCGGCATGGTTTCTCACTCAACTAGATATCTTGCACTCTAGATttaatggacttgttttgatcctcaaattcttgattgttcttttagccttctctACATGGTTTCTCGCTCAATCAGTAAGGAATTCGCGATCGATCGATTCGGCGGAAGTGTGCGCCCAATTCTTTTCGATTCGAACAGGAATATTTGGGGCATAACCTTTTCACAAGCTCACCAAACTTACCAGAAAGAGTTCCACATGGGTGTGGAGTTTGAGCCGTCTTTTGGTAGGAGACTAGTGAAGATTGTAGTGTAGGTGATCAGCAGATTGCATCACTATCTTCATGCTGAATTGAATGGTCACCACTCATTATCCTACTGCAATTCATAATGATCATATCGTACTATGGTAGACCTTTTCGATGATGTGATGTGCTCATCTCAACGCATATTTCCACTGCTTCACTTCCGAACCTTATTGTTGTGAGTATGTGGATGTCGAAAACACTTCTAGCTGATCTGTTTGGTGCACTCTGGAATGGCACCACAATGCGATCGAGGCAAGAATCGGAAGATCTTTACACTTCTCTTGAATGATGTGTGCTCTCATAGGGTGTTTAGGTTGATCACTTGCGAGTCCTTCTTCTTTCCACCAACTTTAGCCTTGTTTGACTAGAAATCTGCAACTAAGCAAAAATGGAGAGATGGATTGAGCATTGCAACAATTCCCAAGAGATACTGCTTGTTGGGAAATGTGACTTCTCGTTTTCTGCTTGCTTGGCTTGAGCTTTTAAGTTTGCTATTAACATGGTAGCCACTTTTCTTGAATCCCAAGATACCATTTTCAAATGGGTTCTTTACTGGTGAAACTTTAGATTAGTTGGTCACATTTAAAAGAATTAAGGAGGATTGGATGCTTGGTGCTAAATAGAGTTTTTACGACGGTAGTTTCTGTTTCGTCCGGTTTAAGTATGACGCTTTTTGCGACCTGGTATAAGAGTTTCTACAGGTAACAGTGGTTGTTAATGGAGTTATGAGAGCTTGTTTTCGGATGATCGAATTTACGACGTGTGAATTGGTACACCATTAGAAAATTTCTGCTTGCTTATTGAGATAATAAATGTGTGATCGGTATCGTGGACGGCCGACTATGGTATCAATAACTTATTCATTGGGTTTGTTAAGCAAGTGGGCATGAAGATTCACCTTCAGCAGTTGTTACGAATTCGCTATTGTTGAGGCTCGACCCAAAGACACATCTATTCTTAGAGTACGTGACATTTCTTATGCTTGGGCGAGACCCATTCtcattttccaattttaaatttttagtatAGGTATTTTAACTTCCATCCTTTAGTTATTTGTTTTTGGCGTTACAAATGTTTTGGGGAAAGTATCTCCGTTTTCAATTTTAAGTTAAGCACGAGTTTTCAACCTATATGTTAACACATATCTATTTTGACGCTATAGTGTTTTGCGTACTTATTTTTGACCTTACGTCCATATACGTTTTCGACTTTATATCTTATTAAAGTATGATTGCAAGAGGACTCATGTACCTGCATGAGGAGTGTAGCACGCAGATCATCCACTTCGATATCAAGCCCCACAACATACTTCTAGATGATTCATTCACGGCAAGGATTTCGGACTTTGGATTGGCAAAGCTTCTACTGAGCGATCAAACTCTTACTAATACAGTTATCAGAGGGACCAGAGGATATGTTGCACCAGAATGGTTCAGGAATATTCCGATTACTGCAAAGGATGATGTTTATAGTTATGGGGTCATGTTATTGGAGATCATCTGCTGCAGGAAGAGCCTTGAAATGGAAAGGGAAAACGAAGAAGAAGTGATACTAACAGACTGGGTTTACGATTGCTACAAGGAAAAAACATTAAAGAAGCTTatagaagatgatgaagaggCAAGAAATGACATGAAAAGGTTGGAGAGGCTAGTCAGGGTTGCAAATTGGGGCATTCAAGAGGATCCATCCTTAAGACCGACAATGAAGAAGGTTACGCAGATGCTTGAAGGAGTGGTTGATGTATCCGTGCCTTCATGTCCTCTTTTTAGTTCAGGTTACTAAAATCCACATGTTATGTTTTGTATAATTCACTTTAGTAGTGTGTCACATTAATGGCATATATTTCCATAGGATGACAACAACCTTGTTGATAGGTgcattatttatatattttcatgTTAATTATCCCTAAGCTTTGTTAAGGAATTGAATAGGGGCGTTTTGATATAGGCGTTtcgttttttagttttttagattaaacatacactccttttgaaaatttgatcaaacattttcctataattttggttattaatttcagtttttcacgtaagttcaattttgtttagaattttagtttttcacgaCTTCTCTTggacatttttatttttgtttttttcttttcctattatccctatatttatgcatttattatccatctctatgcatttttttttattggttgttataatttttactttttttatgaatatagtagaatatttataacaaaaaattgtcagattttattatttagaagagccaacacataataaagatttgttcgATTATATAGCTACGTCTAGTTATCTATAATATGgacacatttagttttatagtggatttgattttttgtatttctcggtacatttggaatgtaaataTATCAAAAAAGGTTATCTAATAGAGACATTTGCTTTTGTGGTACATTTgagattttttgttcatttggtcttttggtacatttggaatctaaacgtaccaaaatggtTACCCGACAATgggcacatttggttttatggtacatttggtttctctgtacatttgaaatctaaacgtaccaaaagggttacataacaataggtacatttggttttacggtacatttgaatttttggtacatttggtttatcaatacatttgaaatataaacgtaccaaaagtcgatacttttgttcttaaatgtaccataagttttaactataatttttatatatctatatgtgaaaaaaatatgtattgaagactttttatggagacatttttaatagaagagaatttttttttaaaatactgataataaggaaatgaggaattagttaattaattttttattttattttattaaaaaaaatatcatttaatgcGTAGAAGGGGATTcgaaattaaattcctatattataggcaattagttgctaagctaccttatgcctctatataaatgcatttaaattaatgacatggaaattaaataaaaagaaaattattgaggtgacaattgatcaaagcaccttaatcaaatctttaaaatggatgaatgtttaatctaacaactataGAAAACATGTAGGGCATTCTAATTTTCCCAATTGAACGGGGCATAAAAGAGCCTTATTACTTTCATTTCCTAAATTTCAGCCAATATGTACATTTAGAATgtttttggtgataattcgATTTTTCGGAGGAGTTTTGATGCATggccaattggagaaggaagctaaAAGGCTGAAGCTCATTGTGTCTGAATTTTATAATTTTCCATCGGGCCATTCATTCCAGTTTTACAAATCAATCCCGCGGAAGTTGTTTTCTCGTCAGAATTGCACAGTTGTGGGAGAATGAAGATTTGGAGTCTTTTCCCATTTTTTCTAGTGGCGTGCGAGAGATTCTTGGAAAGATAAGAGATAAAGCTACgtttcccatatttttacataattttccAGAAGATAAATCGATCACAAATTTAGCGTGCAAGACAGATGACATGATTCCTAGGCCAAGAAGGATTCTTTTCTAGTTTGTGTCATTAATTGTTTAGGAATTAGTTTTATTTAGGAGAGTTTCTCCCATACCTTACAGGGTTtttctagtataaataaggtgTCCTAAGCTCTCTCTAGAGATCTACCCATATCATTCACACCACTACATCATTCACCCTCTTTGCCatttgaaaatgaagaagagCGTAGGGAAGTGTTTTGCCATGGACTCCGAGttctattttccttttatttttatttccatttgtaactaagttattttctaaggtttatgatAAAGACATGACATGAATATTTGTGaagtactttgttaattattatctGATTATATGTCATGTTATATTCTTAATCTTTGTGGGTATTTTATACTAGATTCAGATTTCTAATGACTGATCACTTTTAGAAATTTTGCATTTAAATATTTAGATAAATCTACGAAGATGAccaatcaattaggtttattgaAACTAAGATTAAGAAAGCATAGTCAACATGATCGTATTCCGCAGAATCCATGGCTAAATCTTAACTCGAAGTTAACCCTGTTGAGGTTCTTTCCATCTCCATTTTCACCGATCCTTAGTTATGGTTGACCTGACTTATTAGGCTCACGGGCCTTAGCTTAGATTGGACAAGTAAACTTCCCTTAATAAAGGACATAGGCTCACCGACCAAAACCACTTTAACTTAGGGATTTATTTTGGATACAAttaggtagactaaatttttaaattaaatttgaaaattaaacaatGTATCATTAATAGGAATAatcacattaatcaacacttaaataataattcaattatcaacaaccacattatttgatttacaaaatatgtttaaaattttgatctctctcCCGTTACATCATTACccattattttattgaaaaaaatatttaggaACTTATTTTTCACTCATGTGATAATTCaaagactaaaaaaataaacaaatcgCACCAAATCATAATATCTcaataggattttaatcaaattgATCCCATAGTTAGGTCAAGCAAATATGACCTCGTTTGGGTGAATTTCAATGCTTTTACAAGATGGGATGCTTTAAACCTTAAAAAGATATAAGATTAACACATTTTGTCAATCACAGATGCTTGTGCTTCCCAATCAAATTTTAGTAATTGGTACTTAAATTCGTGGGACTTGAAATCCGAAAATCTTCCTTTGGGGTTTGATGGATTGCGGAAGTTGTGTGATTTTGGAAGCAGCTCTACCAGTCACAAGAGCAAGGCGCTCTGAGAAGCCTGAAGAAATAAGTAGAGTATTCTGAAAAGCACACAACACCTGCCTATAGAGCCCCCATGGTTGAacataaaactttattttccaACCGAATGCGTGATCTTCGGAGAAAATAAGCGCAgtatttttacttatttatgttTGATGAGGAGTGTAGGAAGCCttgttcctttttctttgtgctTGCCTTGTGTTTTTAATTAGAGTATGTCATTGTCCATAGAAAATTCAGACTTGGAATTCTCTAACAATCCACCGCTGATTGATCAAGTCCAATCCAAGATAGCTACCAACAATTTTTTAAAGCTAATTCTAAATAAACAAGATTGATTGACTCAAACTTGTTAGGCAACACTTTTGTTAATTCTAAGATTACGCCAATGATGAATAAACCACCGCTGATTGATTGactcaaatttcacaaaaaccGTTGAGTATTTTGGTTAAAGGGAGTGTTAACAAGAGGATGTAAGTTTGTTTGGTTGAACAGTCGATTCAGTCTCTGTGGCAATTCAGGTGAATACTAACTAACATGTggagattagtgggagttaaaaACCTGATGAAAATTAAAGTCCAATCAATCTTTTGACTCTTTGCAAAGGAAAACAGGTGCAGTGAGTCTTCTTTTTCAACCTTGGCTGTCTAATCTCTGATGAATCTACCAAATGTTGAATAAACCATTTATCTAATAGACTAATAACACCAGCCGGGTCAAGCTTGACTATCCTAATTGCCAGAGTCGTACCTGGGACTTCCAGATACTTGAGGCACTTGTACACATGATTAAGCAGCCACGCCTACGTATATATATTAGTAGAATTATCTTTGCTGCAAATCtgcaattattatttatttatgcaaCCTTTTGGTTCCATATACTTTCTGTGCTCATCAGGTTGTGTGAAAATTGGCCATGTCTGCTTTCCTTCACTTGCTTGGCCTTTTACTTGTAGTTGTTGAACCACTATGTGTAGCAGCTCAATCTGCTGCAAATATTAGCTTGGGGTCGTCCCTCACCGCATCTGAAGACACATCTAAATCGTCATGGCAGTCACCCTCCGGGACATTTGCTTTCGGGTTTCGCCACGTCGGTGATCAAGACACCTTCTTGCTTGCCATATGGTATGACAAAATACCAGATAAAACCATAGTTTGGTATGCAAATGGAGACGCTCCAGCTCCCAAAGGATCGAAAATTGAGCTCACCGCTGATGGCCAATTCGCGCTCACCGGCCCAAAAAGCCAAGAAATCTGGAAGCCTGAGTCCGTTCTTAGTGGTGGAGTTGCGTATGCTGCCATGCTTGACACAGGCAACTTTGTGCTTGCAGGCAAGAATTCTGATTACTTATGGCAGAGCTTCA is from Pyrus communis chromosome 10, drPyrComm1.1, whole genome shotgun sequence and encodes:
- the LOC137748112 gene encoding G-type lectin S-receptor-like serine/threonine-protein kinase RLK1; this translates as MYLHEECSTQIIHFDIKPHNILLDDSFTARISDFGLAKLLLSDQTLTNTVIRGTRGYVAPEWFRNIPITAKDDVYSYGVMLLEIICCRKSLEMERENEEEVILTDWVYDCYKEKTLKKLIEDDEEARNDMKRLERLVRVANWGIQEDPSLRPTMKKVTQMLEGVVDVSVPSCPLFSSGY